In Piliocolobus tephrosceles isolate RC106 unplaced genomic scaffold, ASM277652v3 unscaffolded_44883, whole genome shotgun sequence, a single window of DNA contains:
- the LOC113224467 gene encoding LOW QUALITY PROTEIN: thrombospondin-3-like (The sequence of the model RefSeq protein was modified relative to this genomic sequence to represent the inferred CDS: deleted 1 base in 1 codon), whose product METQELRGALALLLLCSFASASQDLQVIDLLTVGESRQMVAVAEKIRTALLTAGDIYLLSTFRLPPKQGGVLFGLYSRQDNTRWLEASVVGKINKVLVRYQREDGKVHAVNLQQAGLADGRTHTVLLRLRGPSRPSPALHLYVDCKLGDQHAGLPALAPIPPAEVDGLEIRTGQKAYLRMQGFVESMKIILGGSMARVGALSECPFQGDESIHSAVTNALHSILGEQTKALVTQLTLFNQILVELRDDIRDQVKEMSLIRNTIMECQVCGFHEQRSHCSPNPCFRGVDCMEVYEYPGYRCGPCPPGLQGNGTHCSDINECAHADPCFPGSSCINTMPGFHCEACPRGYKGTQVSGVGIDYARASKQVCNDIDECNDGNNGGCDPNSICTNTVVS is encoded by the exons ATGGAGACGCAGGAACTTCGGGGGGCCCTGGCTCTTCTCCTCCTTTGCTCTTTCGCATCTGCCAGTCAGGACCTGCAGG TCATTGACCTGCTGACGGTGGGCGAGTCTCGGCAGATGGTAGCTGTGGCGGAGAAGATCCGGACAGCCCTGCTCACTGCTGGGGACATCTACCTCTTGTCCACCTTCCGCCTGCCCCCCAAGCAGGGTGGTGTCCTCTTTGGCCTCTATTCTCGCCAAGACAACACGCGATGGCTGGAGGCCTCTGTTGTAGGCAAGATCAACAAAG TACTGGTGCGATACCAGCGGGAGGATGGCAAAGTCCACGCCGTGAACCTACAGCAAGCAGGCCTGGCCGATGGTCGCACACACACAGTTCTCCTGCGACTCCGAGGTCCCTCCAGACCCAGCCCTGCTCTACATCTCTATGTGGACTGCAAACTGGGTGACCAACATGCAGGCCTCCCAGCACTGGCCCCCATTCCTCCAGCAGAGGTCGATGGGCTGGAGATTAGGACTGGACAGAAGGCATATTTGAGGATGCAG GGCTTTGTGGAATCTATGAAAATTATTCTGGGTGGGTCCATGGCCCGGGTAGGAGCCCTGAGTGAGTGTCCATTCCAAGGGGACGAGTCCATCCACAGTGCAG tGACCAatgcactgcactccattctAG GGGAGCAGACCAAGGCGCTGGTCACCCAACTCACCCTCTTCAACCAGATCCTGGTGGAGCTGCGGGATGATATACGAGACCAG GTGAAGGAAATGTCCCTGATCCGAAACACCATAATGGAGTGTCAGGTGTGCG GCTTCCATGAGCAGCGTTCCCACTGCAGCCCCAATCCCTGCTTCCGAGGCGTGGACTGCATGGAAGTGTACGAGTACCCAGGCTACCGCTGTGGGCCCTGC CCCCCCGGCCTGCAGGGCAACGGCACCCACTGCAGTGATATCAATGAG TGTGCTCACGCTGACCCCTGTTTCCCGGGTTCCAGCTGCatcaacaccatgcccggcttccACTGTGAGGCCTGTCCTCGAGGGTACAAGGGCACACAGGTGTCTGGTGTGGGCATTGACTATGCCCGGGCCAGCAAACAG